One Glycine max cultivar Williams 82 chromosome 1, Glycine_max_v4.0, whole genome shotgun sequence genomic window, CATAGAGTTTATTTcatgttatataataaattgttgAAATACATTTTTTCCACAAATGAATTCAAACATACACATACTTTTTCAGCTTTGGAGAATCGGTAATAGAAAAATAGTGttcatgaatttaattaattctattttcaagaaaaaaatattggattcaatctggtgattttttttatttttaacatttaaataaatttattttaaatttacttttaatttagttttttaaaatcaaaatagcttgaattagattatttttatgCTGCTTATAAAACTATATTTGAGTTTTcgctctattttattttaattgattctcACTTGCATAAGACAGGTTGAATTgactcctttgttttttttttaataataaatttaaaaacttaatcCACCCCTTTTGGAGTTGGGCGGTGATCCActaactcaattaaaaaatttaaaattagagtAATTTGGCCCACCCAAGccgaaaagaatataaaaaaacatcaaataaataaaatatcaaaacttaataaaaatcattagttttgaaatattttttttgttcataggATCAACTTATCCTAAGCTTGCTTTTTTTTTGGGGTGGATTAAACGTGATAGATTAAGTGCAGTAACTAATAAAAGGATAGGTTAAATGGGCAGTTTTGATGAATAAGCTCATTAGATTATCCAAGTATTTTTTGTTCACAAATTATAAGTATCAAATTCttacaaaatcatataaaaaattatagacttggtctgttcaataaaaacatttaattcaATGATtagattattaaaattaatttgatatgcATAAGTTATTGaagagaataatttattttgaaaagttgttgattaacaaaaccTACAAAGTAAAAATGTGCTCTCacatcattaatttttaataaatcttgattttgttttatctaCTCGGGTCGGGTAGACTAGTTTTATCTATAAGTAGAATGATTACACTTAAGCAACGTACCAAGCAATTAACATAACATAATCACTCAATGTAAActtataataacaaataaagtacAGTCTTTCTGTTTTTCATAGCACGCTCTTGCCAAACACTATATAAGCTTAGCTAATTCTCTACCTGGATAGAAACTAGAGAGGTTGCAAGCAAAGTTGGGTTTAACAGGTccaattaatacaaattaaagcaTAAATAACAAGTGCTTAGTGCTGGCTAGCTAGTTAATTTACATTATTGCTAGTTAATTGTTGCACTGGATCAAGCAAGGCGAAGGTCATGATCAGTTTTAAAGGGTTGCTCTTCTCCATTAGAATGGTGGGAGAAAAGGTTCAGATGAGAATGGTGCTGATGACAGAATGCATACAGGGTGGAGGCACCGTTGGCCAGTGCaactgctgctgctgctgctgctgctgctgattcCTCGTCTCCTTCATCGTGCAAAAGAAATTGTGGATGGATCACACACTTTTCCTTCTTAATATTCAATCAAACATCAATGAAAccaaatcaaaaacaaaatatatatgcaaCAACTTTCATATCTATTATATTCAACTCAAAAGAAATAACTAGTTCTTACAAGTTCAAGCAGCAGATTTCCATTCATCTGCTTCAGGCTTTTAAcctgtatattatattattcccATCAACTTCATCAGATTATCAAGAGATAAAAGAGTGGACCATAACCAAGAAAAGCACTAATTAGTACTAATTATGCTACTAAACTTGAGCTACTTATTAATCATTACAATATATTGCTGACCTTTTTCCTACAGGTATCAGTCCGAGTTTTGATCACGTGAAACTGTGAAATAAAAGTGCATGcacaaaaaaacacaacatgTCAGTTTATAGCCTAAGGACAAATAGTCACGCAGCTAAATCAGCAATCTCACTTAAAGAGTTGGTTTACGATTCCTTTTTATTGAGAAgaaacaacacaaaaatattgctagataaaattgaaaagaaaggaaaattaatagtttataaaaaaaggaTGAAGAAATGGGAAACTACTGAATTGAACGAAGTCAAACCACATTAACCCTAAACTCCTTTACCATTCCACTATTTAACTAAAGAAACATTATCTTTGTCCCGCTAGATAAGTTgtgctcttttttcttttagtaacTAGTATGGTAAATATCTTGGCACCTTTCTTCTtctgcataattaattaatttcttcacAGGTTTGGTCCTGTACTTACGTTTTTCCAGCTTCCAATTTTAGAGGCCATTTAAGAAGTCATCTTAATTAGTGAAAGGGAAAAGTCTGGAGCAGTTGTGGATGACAATATGATTGGTAGTCACATGGTGTGTTTGGATTCATAGAAATGCAATACTTTTTAAGAAGGAAAGTTTGACTTAATCCGATTATTGGACCTTATTAAGGTTTAAATCATGATTGACTGTCTTCAAACTTTGTAGTTAGGGAAATCTTTTCCATTTTAACATGCTGCTGTGTTAATCCTTTACAGCGTTTGAAGAAGCTATACAGTATTATTTTAGCTCATAAACAAAAACTGATTAACTGAAGCAAGTGTGAAAGAATTTTGTACCTTTCGTTCGCGTATTTTCCCTATGGATGAAACCATATCTTCTTCAAGAGTGCGCAGTTGCTGGAAGCTCATGTCGTCCATGTCCAAGCCCTCACCTATCCTATGCCTTTTTCAATTCACACAACACAACTCCACCAATGAGCTTACTTCAACCGTACCAAAACAGTGAACACGTGTACAAAGaatatcaactatttttttcatgttttatttacCTGATCTGTCTCCTGAGCTTATTGTTAATATCTTTCAGCTTCTTCAAGTTTTCAAGCATTTTCTGATACCAAGAAAAAACCTAACAAAGtcagaaagcaaaacaaaagagagagaaattaagAAGAGTGATTGGTTAACCTCATAGTGAGAATGCCACAGATCAATATCCCCCAAAGTCTTCTGATACTGATCAATGATCTTTTTTGTCCTATTTTACACAAGTGATGACAACCAaatggaatgaaaaaaataagtaaataaaaaagaagtgatTTTCCACAACAAGAGATAGAAAGAGTAGGGTACGGACGTGAGGCCAGGGCTAATGTATTCATGCATCTTGTTGTTTTTAGAGAACATGATGAGTGAAACCTTGGCATCACAGAGAACACTGAGTTCATGAGCTTTCTTGAAGATACCATTCCTTCGCTTGGAGTAGGTGACTTGCCTGTTGGTGGGGTTCTCAATCAACTTTATCTCAATCTTGCCACGACCCATCTCGAGATCTATCTTAGCTATGGATCTTCTCTTCTGCTTTCCAAGCACtgatatttattaataagaGTGCAGTGAATAGAGTAGAAGAGAAGCTCATACACATACACACAAAAAAGGTGGGAGAGCAGTGAAGAGGGTTTCCAAAATAGGAAGGCTAAGCTGCCAAAGAAAAAGTAGACTTGGAGTGTAACtgcaaataatttataaattggtGAAAGTGTGTGGAAAGCACTATTTGACAGCTGGTACCCTccctttaattaatatccaGCGACCTCTTCATGCTTCTATTTATTGGACACTGCCACAATCTATGTTAAATACTAACCTTCATATATAGTACTTCACTTGCTTAAATCATTATCAATGTGTTAATTAATACTAAACTTCACCCTCGTGTACATACATATGTGtagtcttaattaattaatcatatatagTTGAGATGGAGCTTAAGATTAATCATGTTGTTAAAGTTGCAATTAACCATTGGTTGAATTGGTCGTGGTTTTGTCAATTAGTAGTACTATATGTATAATTTTCTGCATTGAGTTTTCTCATGCTTAAGCTTGATGGCTATTTGCGGTGTTTAATGTTGCCTACTAACTTCCGGCGTGCTTTATTTGAGTCATGGTGACACTGGAAGTTTTATAATTAGTTCAATTAAGTAGATTTCCTCACTCAGGTTAATTGAGGATATCAGATTAATTTACGAATTATATAACTGGGATTAAAAAGGTTCTTCTGTTTCAACATATGAAGAAAACACGGGCAAGACACAAAGAAAACCAGTACAGTAGTTTATTCATTTTCAAGGGGTGACTGAAGGGAGAAATATCAACTCACTAATCACAATAAAACACGACCCTTAGAGTATCTTTAAACCGAGCAACTCAAGCGAGTTTCTATATAtacactaaattttatatttttatataatgtcatatcatttttattattttaaacaacttCAGTAAGTAAGTTGTTTCTCCAATTTaacaattctatttttttttttaaataacctcACAATTTCATATTGCATTAAAATTGCTACATTAATTTACCTAGTTTTACATAAGAGTGATGGAGTTGCCGTCATGATATTTTTACACGttttataaacttattttataatcattttcGTCACTGATAAAACTTCCCAACAAACACATGCTGATGACCATAACTTGCTCATGTAAAATATTTACCTAACCATCGTATGCTTTCCACTCCAACTTTTgccttttgtgtttattttaatatgggAATAAATTGGACCCAAATGAGACAAATTAAGGTTTAAGGCACAGATAAGATAAGAACATTCAAAGTTTCAATTAGTAGGTCTATCTATCTATCAGGTATATATCAGCAACACAATACAACACAATGATGTTGAAAGCAAACAGCACAGTGGCGGTATGAGCATGTGGTGTCATTACACTACTAATATATAGGTTGTATAGCTACCTGAGCTTGTCACTGCTTACAAATTACtcctttctttatatataaaatttaattatctaatttattatgat contains:
- the LOC100784496 gene encoding floral homeotic protein DEFICIENS-like isoform 1 (isoform 1 is encoded by transcript variant 1), with amino-acid sequence MGRGKIEIKLIENPTNRQVTYSKRRNGIFKKAHELSVLCDAKVSLIMFSKNNKMHEYISPGLTTKKIIDQYQKTLGDIDLWHSHYEKMLENLKKLKDINNKLRRQIRHRIGEGLDMDDMSFQQLRTLEEDMVSSIGKIRERKFHVIKTRTDTCRKKVKSLKQMNGNLLLELKEKCVIHPQFLLHDEGDEESAAAAAAAAVALANGASTLYAFCHQHHSHLNLFSHHSNGEEQPFKTDHDLRLA
- the LOC100784496 gene encoding floral homeotic protein DEFICIENS-like isoform X1, giving the protein MGRGKIEIKLIENPTNRQVTYSKRRNGIFKKAHELSVLCDAKVSLIMFSKNNKMHEYISPGLTTKKIIDQYQKTLGDIDLWHSHYEKMLENLKKLKDINNKLRRQIRHRIGEGLDMDDMSFQQLRTLEEDMVSSIGKIRERKFHVIKTRTDTCRKKVKSLKQMNGNLLLELEKCVIHPQFLLHDEGDEESAAAAAAAAVALANGASTLYAFCHQHHSHLNLFSHHSNGEEQPFKTDHDLRLA
- the LOC100784496 gene encoding floral homeotic protein DEFICIENS-like isoform 2 (isoform 2 is encoded by transcript variant 2) — translated: MGRGKIEIKLIENPTNRQVTYSKRRNGIFKKAHELSVLCDAKVSLIMFSKNNKMHEYISPGLTTKKIIDQYQKTLGDIDLWHSHYEKMLENLKKLKDINNKLRRQIRHRIGEGLDMDDMSFQQLRTLEEDMVSSIGKIRERKFHVIKTRTDTCRKKVKSLKQMNGNLLLELETRNQQQQQQQQQLHWPTVPPPCMHSVISTILI